In the Ochotona princeps isolate mOchPri1 chromosome 29, mOchPri1.hap1, whole genome shotgun sequence genome, cttgcaagTCAGAATTTAGGCTTGgagtggtggctcaacaagctaatcctcctcctgcaagcagtggccctgcttcccatccagctccctgcctgtggcctggggagttgcagcagaggatggcccaaagcctaggaaccctgcacccacaagggagacacaaaagaggctcctggctcctggcttcagatcagctcagctcaagccattgcagccacttgggcagtgaaccagcagatggaagatttttctgtctctccttctctttgtaaatttgcctttctaataaaaaataaatcttcatttttttttaatcagagtgGGACAAACAGAGAGAACGCAGTCTTTCATCCGCTGGTgctctccccagatggtcacagcaaacgggggctgatccgaagccaggagccaggagcttcctccaggtctcccaaggacgCAGGGATTCATGGGCTGCAGCCACCCAGTGTTGCCTTCGCAGCCCAtaagagggagctggactggcagtACAACAGCAGCCACATATGGTGCCAGCCCTGAAAGCAAAAGATTGGCCTATTATGCCACCACGTGGGCCCCCATTTGATCATTATTATTATAGACTATTGGAGGACTATGGCCCATCCCCCCATCCCTAGATGTTACAGTCATGGAAAGAGTAAACTAAAACATGGAAAATTTTTACTTCTCTAACTCTTGCAAATAAAGAACTAAATCTAGGGCctggggtgatggctcagtggctaaagtctttgccttgcacgtgccaggatcccatatgtgcaccagtctaaaccccagctgctccacttcccatccagctgcctgcttgtggcctgggaaagcagtcaaggaaggcccaaagccttgggatcctgcacccgtgtgggagactagggagaggatctgagctcctggcttcagactggctcagctctggccattaccgccacttggggagtaaatcaacggacggaaaatcttcctctctgtctctcctcctctctgtatatctgactttgcaataaaaataaatcttaaaaaaaaaaaaaagaaaattatgaacaggagagacataaagaaaagTTACGAAGTACCACAAGGGCACAAGCATGCAGCCGTAAGGAAAGCCGAAGTCCTCGGGGGtgagcccggcatgatagcatggCAGGCACGGAATGTGAGGAAAAACCGTCGGGATGTGTCCCTGCCCTGGGAGCGGGACCTGGCTGCAGGCTCCCACAGGGTGAGCGGCTCGCAGGGCAGAGAGAAGCACCTCCCGGCCCTGGTGGGAGCTCGCAGCGCAGAGAGGAGCACCCCCTGGCCCCGGCGGGGGCTCGCAGGGCGGAGAGGAGCACCCCCTGGCCCCGGCGGGGGCTCGCAGTGTGGAGAGGAGCACCCACCCACCTGGCCCCGAGAGTGGGAGCTCTCAGCACGGAGAGGAGCACCCACCTGGCCCCAGTAGAGACCGCTGGTGGGACTGGCAGGGAACAGAAACATGTTGATAAACTCGATCAGGATGCTGGGTGCCACGCGCGACGTCTCGGCCGAGTAGACGAGCCACTTGTAGATGATCATGAAGATCAGGTAGCCAAAGATGCAGAGCATGAACAGCAGCTCCGGGATGGAGACCAGGTAGATGTTGAAGTTCTTCCGGAAGTGCCTGGAGAGCCACAGTGCTGGGACAGGCCTCAGTGGCCGAGTacagagcaggggccagccccagcGGCCACCACCAggatgccagcgtcccatacGGGAGTGCCATTGACTAGCAGccactccacctcccatccagcagaagaaagcagcagaagacagccaagtacttggccctgccacccacgtgtcaGACCTgggtgagctcctggctcctggctgcagatctgcctgggttcctggcccagccctggccactgcagttatttggggagtgaacagcaaatggaagatctctatttctctctctctctgtgtgtgtgtgtgtgtgtgtgtgtgcctccctCTCCATCATTCTCTTACAAGTAAACCTTTTTTAAATGTTGACTCTGGAAATGAATACAAGCCTACATAGTGTGTGTCTCCACTTGAGCATAAGCCctggaggacagaaacctcccagCGTCCATACTGCCGCGTCTCCCGTGCCTGGCCCAAGCCTGCACTCAGTAAGCACCGGCCAGATCGAGCACTCTCTGAGACCACATGGATTCTGAACGGTGCCACAAGCCGGGCACCATAATGGTCGTTCTCAGCCAACCCGTGCATCCCACCACCAAGAAGCAAGGCTTAGGAAACGCCAAATACAAGACTTCTAGTACAAGgactgctttaaaaatatatacttacaAATGGTTAAATATTCCCAGAACGACACCAAAAGTCATGTGAATAATTCCTAAAATCAcagacattttcattttgaagGAATTTAGAAAAGTGAGGCGGTTCGTGGCCAAGTtccaaatctaaaaacaaaacagagcaggAGAGCTCCCTTCAGCAGTGGCAGGCAGCGGCCGTCAACCTACAGacagagcagggcagagggaggtcTCGGCCAGGCTCACAGGTGCCAGAAGAGCAGCACACTGCGGGCTAGAGACGCGGGCGGAGATGCCCGGGCGGGAACGGAGCGAGAGAAGAGAGCGACAGAGTGCAGAGAGCCAAAGGCCCTAGGACGCCAAGGCACAGCGGGTACAACGGGTTGGAACACGCTCGAGGCATGTGCTACACGCTCCCTGACCTGGGGGTTCTGtaacacagctcatccaggggGCAGAAAAGTGCCTGACCCTGTGGGATAGCTGGTGAAGCCTCTCCAGCGCCGCCTCCAGCACCAACATCCCTtacaggcgctggttcaagtcctggctgctccacttccaatccagctccctgcaaatgtgcctgggaaagcagcagcagatagccagagtgtttgggcctctgcacccacgtgggagacccggaaaaagttccaggttcctagctttgacctggccaagtTTTGACCAaagaggccatttgaggagtaaattgccagatggaagatctctctctctgtaactctgcctttcaaataaacaaacaacaacaacaaaaaattaatgaaataaatatagcAGGAAAGAACCAGACTGAGCCAAGGACCGAGCACAGGACAGCTCTGATCGCAGCCCCTCTAGCGCCCGGTCGTGGGACGAATCACCCCAGTCCTCCCCACAGCTCAACTATGAGAAGAGAAACAGGGCCTACTAGGACAGGAAAAATCTGATTTTTGGTTAAAATTCTAGAATTAGTATTTGGGGCTAGAAAGGGGTGCCAAGGGCTTCCCCGTTTTGCCCGGGGGCACAGTTGTGGGCAACACAACCCTGACAGCATCTCAGCATGGGGGTCAGACCCAAGTTggggtctccacagccacctgGCCAGGACCCAAGTGGCCAGCAGTGGCTCCCAAACAGGAACAGGCtgagacagagaggagcaggCTGCTGGCAAAGAGAACTGGTCTTTTGtcaagattcacttatttgaaaagcagaacaagaaaggagagattttccatccgtgAACGGCTGCAGTCACAGCTGGGCTAGGCCCTAGCGAGGAGCCTGCAGCTCTGTCCTGGCCTCCCCCATGGGTGGTAGCACTCCGGCACCTGGGCTCCCAAGGGCCTCCTGGGCagataagcagaaagctggagagagGGTGAAGTGGCCAGGCCTCCTGCCAGCACAGACAGGGCCGAGACGTCCTAAGCAGCAGCCTACCACGGGGTACCGTCACACCcgctttgagaagcagagacggacagcagcatcagctggtCCTGCTCCAGAGGCCCTGCCCTCAAGCTGgcaactcaacccaggtctccacgGAGCCACCATGGCACCTCCCGGGGGCTGAATAAGCAGAGCTGGAGGCCGGAGCCGTGGGTACCCTGCCATGAGGCGTAACACCTGCTGTACGGCTCGTCATGCATGTGTGCAGTCCCCTGTGCGCAGAGAGAGATTTGGTGCAAAACCACAGGAGCTCAGGTTACTGTGGTGCAGAAAACACCCACCTGGgggttggctcactctccaggctGCTGCGGAGACCTGACCGCCgtgagcccagccctgcccctagccctggtggGTGTCCACAGGACACAGTCCTGAGGTCTTGGGAACATTAACAAGGATTTCAGGAAGCTGCTGCCTAACCCTCCGGCCaccccctggccctgggccagcaggtCCCCCTCAACAGTCTGGGGTGTGGGAAGATGGCTCCCACGGGCCCCGTGGTCCCGAAAAGGGGGAAGGACGCCGGGATCAAGAAGGCCAAGTTGAACCGCCCGTGAGCGTGCGGGATCCTCAGCTTAGAGAAAACGCAGAGACACGGTCCTAACAGAGCCCCGAGGAGCCCAGGGGCGTCACGGTGACGCTGGGACCCTCCAGGGAATGCCGGGACAGGAATGGGTCATGATAGGAACACGAGACCTCAGCCTCGAGGCACCGTTCCTGGTGGTGTTTTATGTAGCAGATAAAGAGCTGTCCTCTGCTCAGGAACCCGCAGCACCTCTGCCATCCGCTGTGAGAGCTTGCCCCTCCTCCCTGATGCCACCTTCTATGGGCCCTGTGTCGGAACGCCCTCCGATACATTCAGCCCCTTCTATCTTTTTGGTTTGAACCAGAGAAGCAATAACAGTAAGTTTCAGGAACTCCCACATGAGAAATTTTGACGAGCTGCTtgcaaaataaacaagtaaaaattcCACACATACTACAGCACTGCGGACTGTAAGCACACAACGCTTGGATCTGAAAGTTTTCCACCGATCTCACTCCTGAGCCACTCCCCAGAGTACCCGCAGCCCCACGCACGGCTCCGAGGGTCTCTCCCTGCGGGGACAGCCCGGGGACGCCCACCTCCCTACAAGCTCACTCAGCAATGCTAAGCCTTCTGCACAATGCAGGGTTGCACCTCATCTCCAGGTGGTCCATATCCCAGGCCTGAGCCTCGTGGGGACCCCCCTCATGAGTGGGGGCGGGGGATCTAGATCCCTAGGGGCTACTGTTCAGTTTCCTTCTACAGACACTTTCCAGTCAACCAACTGCACGAGCAGGCCCCAGGAAGACGCCCAGCCCCCTGCCAGCTCTAAGACATCACACGATTCACTTCAGAGTGCAAACTCACTCACACATACAAAGAGGAGTCTGGAGCGACAGCATCCATCCCATGGTTCCCGGGGGCAGTGGCTGATGGCTCGGGGACCTGGGACCCACGTGGAACATGCATTGCATCCCCAACTCTCGCCTCTGGCCTGGGCCCCCTCAGACACTGTGGGCAGCTaggcaatgaaccagcaaatgagagctatctcattctgtctctctgaagaaaaacttttttaaaaaggaaaagaaaggaaaggaaaaagaagcacGCCTGGATATAGCTCTCTCTGAGGCTGACTTAGCCTGGGCGCGAACCCCACTCCCCAAGGGGACTCAACCGGCCCTGACTCCATGCACAGTGACGCGCTCAGGACACTCCGTGAGGTACTGACATGCAGCAGGGAGCGGCCAGAGCACCCACCCTCACGCACTGCTACCGTGAGAACCAGTGGGAACACAGGAAGGAGGTGACCGCAAGGGAAGGGCACTCACAGGATCAATGCCAAACGGGTAGGGGCCTCGGAACACCCCAGGAACACTGGGATCCAGCTGCAGAACCCGGGAATGCCTGACGACACTGTCGCTGTAACACAAAGCAACGTGAGGCGGCGGTCAGAGGCAGGACGAGGTGGCGGGCAGTGCCAGCGGCCACAGCTCCCAGCGGACACTCActtccacagcaccaggcccttccGCTCTGCCGCAGGGTGGCTGGCGCTGTACATGGCGGACACGTTCCATCCAGAGCCAAACAGGTTCATGGACTTGGAGAAGCAGTCATTGTAGATGAGGCCGGTGTACACGGAGAACAGACCCATCAGCAGCAGGATGTAGCGGCCATTGAAGAACATTCGCATGATCTGGGAGAGAGGCGAGGGCCACGGCAGCTAGGATCCGGGGGGGTCTGTGACCACGCCCCTCGGGGCACTCCACAGTCCCCAGCCTGACCCCAACATCTAGGTGACAGGCCCCACACCTGAACCGTGCGGCCACCACTCATCTCCTCCGGGGTCCTCCCAGGCAAGCAGGGAAGAAGCTGACAAAACACTGGCAGCCCATATCTGGGTGCTTGCTCCGTTCCCGGGCCCAGCTCCCCTCTGGaaagcctggcaggcagcagggggtgcccaagtccctggggtcctgctgccccccatgggagaccccaacACTGGCTAATGCACCCCAGTGGGACCTGCCAAGTCGGTGCGTTCCCATGTGTACCTCCTGGGACTGGCTGAGGCTGGGGTGATTCTCATTCAACACCAGCAGGAGGGCAAACAGGAACATCACAAAGCCGTGTCCAAAGTCGCCGAACATCACCGCGAACAGGAAGGGGAAGGTGATGATGGAGAAGAGGGCTGTTGGGGAGAAACAGTGTGACAGGCCAGCACGGGACGGGGCACGTGTGACAGGCCAGCACGGGACAGGGTTCGTGTGACAGGCCAGCACAGGGACGGGATAAGTGTGACAGGTCGACATAGGATGGGGTACGTGTGACAGGCCAGCACAGGACAGGGTTCGTGTGACAGGCCAACATAGAAAGGGGGGACAGGGGACGTGTGACAGGCCAGCACGGGACGGGGCATGAGcccacctcctccaggcagggCCATGAGGGCCAGCCAACAGCTGCACACCACCTCAGGTGACAGAGAAGCAGCACGAGCCTGCCTCCTCAAACCCCAGGACATGTGCTGGGCGCCCCACCTGGATTCACTTCTCTGTAGCTGCCCACCCCGTAGGCATCCACAATGTTCTGGAAGCCCTCGGTGAATTTGTTGGTACGGATCAGGGTCGGGGGCGTCTCTTTGGTTGGAATTGTATTCATGAAGGAGGGAAGTGTGGCGCCACTCTCTCGCTGTCAcataaaggaaaggaaacaacTACAAGTCACCTCATGGCCAGGCTGCCAATCACCTCACAGCCTGGCTGCCAATCACCTCACAGCCGGGCTGCTGATCACCTCACAGCCTGGCTGCCAGTCAACTCACAACCAGGCTGGCGATCACCTCACGACCGGGCTGACAATCACCTCGTGGCCAGGCTGCCAATCACCTTGCGCCCAGGCTGCCTGCCTGGCCCATGTTATGGGCAAGTCCACACTTGGACTGAGCAGGAGAAGGCTCCTCTGCAAGGGCAAGGGTTGTGTCAGGAAACCCATGGGGGCCGTGGAGTCCCAGAAGATAGAAAAATTAGTCAGAAAAACACCAACAGTGTAGCACAAAATGGGCACTGGTATGAATAGGCagttcaaaaacagaaaatgagaaggGTCCAGTACGGCAGCCTagagcctaaagtcctcgccttgcacacgccaggatcccatatgggtgccagttctaatcccggctgctccacttcccatccagctccctgcttgtggcctgggaaagcagctgaggacaccccaaagccttgggaccctgcaagcacatgggagacccagaggaagctcctggcttcagattggctcagctccagctattgtggccgcttggggagtgaaccagcgggcagaaaatctctctgtctctcctcctctctgtatatctgcctttccaataaaaataaataataaatctcaaaagaaaaaagaaaatgagaaaacacatcCAATCACACGCCCTAAAGTGGAAGGCAGTGACTGTccaatcaacccagcaattgcacttGGGGAACCGCCCCACAGATGGACTGGCTGGGAACACGTCAGGTCAATCGGAGGTCACTGCAGTGTTACTGAGCAAATGGAAACCACCGAAATGACCAGAGAGCTAGCCACATGAGGCATGGTGCTCGCCCAGAATACTAAAAAGTtattaccaaaagaaaaaaaagtcttttgctCATGAACAGCCTTGGAAAAGCACATCTGCTGCTGTGTGACACCGGGCCGGAGGAGCCACACACCGGGCCTGTGACACCGGGCAGGAGGAGCCACACACCGGGCCTGTGACCACGGGCCGGAGGAGCCACACACCGGGCCTGTGACCACGGGCCGGAGGAGCCACACACCGGGCCTGTGACCACGGGCCGGAGGAGCCACACACCGGGCCTGTGACACCGGGCAGGAGGAGCCACACACCGGGCCTGTGACACCGGGCAGGAGGAGCCACACACCGGGCCTGTGACCACGGGCCGGAGGAGCCACACACCGGGCCTGTGACACCGGGCCGGAGGAGCCACACACCGGGCCTGTGACACCGGGCCGGAGGAGCCACACACCGGGCCTGTGACACCGGGCAGGAGGAGCCACACACCGGGCCTGTGACACCGGGCAGGAGGAGCCACACACCGGGCCTGTGACCACGGGCCGGAGGAGCCACACACCGGGCCTGTGACACCGGGCCGGAGGAGCCACACACACTGGGCCTGTGACACCTGGCAGGAGGAGCCACGTCCCACCGGGCATGTGACACCTGGCCAGAGGAGTGACAATCTGGGCCTGTGACACCAGGCCGGAGGAGCCACGCACCAGGCCTGTGACACCAGGCCAGAGGAGTGACATCCTGGGCCTGTGACACCAGGCCAGAGGAGTGACATCCTGGGCCTGTGACACCGGGCCAGAGGAGCCATGCACCACTGGGCCTGTGACACCAGGCCAGAGGAGCCACGCACCAGGCCTGTGACACCAGGCCGGAGGAGCCACGCACCAGGCCTGTGACACCAGGCCAGAGGAGTGACATCCTGGGCCTGTGACACCGGGCCGGAGGAGTGACATCCTGGGCCTGTGACACCGGGCCGGAGGAGTGACATCCTGGGCCTGTGACACCGGGCCGGAGGAGTGACATCCTGGGCCAGAGGAGCCATGACCTgggcctgtgacaccaggttggaGGAGCCACGCACCAGGCCTGTGACACCGGGCCAGAGGAGTGACATCCTGGGCCTGTAACACCGGGCCGGAGGAGTGACATCCTGGGCCAGAGGAGCCATGACCCGGGCCTGTGACATGGTTCTGCATTCCTTCTACTCCAAACCAGGGAAACGTACCACTTATCCAAGACATGGGCTGCTGGCTCCCTAAGGCACCCCATGTCCGGGCCTCCCTGCACGCCCGTGCCTTACCGAGCCCTCCTCCAGCGCCTGGCGCAGGGCAGGCAGGTCGGCCTCAGGGCACCAGACCTCGGCGATGAGGCACTTGTTGGTCACGTCCAGGCTGCACATGTTGAGCATGTGGTAAATGGCCTTCGTCTTCTTCACCTGGACCACGCGGGCGTGCACGGACTCGGCGGCCTTGCACAGCACCTGCCGTAAGTAGTCCTCAGTCTTGTGCAGCACCTGGGAGAGCGCAGACACGGACTTGCAGCAGGGTCACCCAGGACCTGCCTCACGCAGCACAGTGCCGGGGAGCGGCTCAGCTAGGGAGCCTCGGAAGCACCTCTCAACAGGACACGATCGGCTGTCACCCCGGGGCAGACAGCTCCCTCCCAGGGTTTTCGTTATTCCTGAGCTTGGGCCGGTCTCTGCCACCAACACCCCCCAGTCACCCCCCGCCCGGGCCATTCTGTCTGCAAAATCCTCTTTTGCACAGATGGGTCAGCACCTGCTTCTGGCCGCCCGCCACCGGGAGGAGGCCTCACAGACACCAGGGCAAGCAGGAACTGAAAGTGCAGGCCACACGGTCCCCGCCACACCACAAAGGGCCGACGTGCCTTGTATCATCATCAGCAACAGCCACCCAGCACATCAAAACCACCGGAGGACCTTTGTAACTTCCCACCACAACCGCCCGGGTGCCTCGCAGGCTAGTAAGGCAGCCGCCCGAGGCGGGAATGGCAGGGCAGAGGTGCCCACGCCCAGCATGACAGCCCGGCGCAGCGGGCGGACTCACGGTGTACAGGTCCTGGATGCGGGTGTTCAGCCCCTCCTGGATCTCTCTGCGCTCCTCAGCAGTACCGGGGTAGGGGTAGACGTGGCAGTGGTAGCTGCAAGGCAGAATCCAAGAGCCTCAGCTCAGGCGGCTTGGAGCTGCCCTGGGAAAACAAGGTGGCCGGTGGGCGGGGACACAGGCCCCTGCCATGGGCAGTCGCTGTGAGGACAGCAGCTAGCACTGGCTGAACCCCACACACTGGGCACAGGCTCACCCAGACCCAAATCCCACCACGCCCTCAGTGACCCCTGGCAGCTCATTTGCAATTCCAGCTCTCTGAAGTGCACCAGCCTTCTCAGGCTGAGATCACTCCCACCAcagcagaagcagggcagcccacCGCTCTGGGCAGGGCGGCGGGCAGCaccccatgctgctgctgctgcccaggtgtCCATGAGGCAGCGGGCAAGGTCACAGGTACTTCCTGCTGCCACACCTCACGTGCATGGGTGCTCCATGCCCCACCACCACTTACATCTGCCTCCTCTGTTAGACCCACAGGACCCCAAGAGAGGAACTGCTCTCCcgttttacagaaaaggaaaacgaGGCTTGACCACTCGTCCAGGTGATCCCAGCAAGGACATGCCAAGTGAACGGGACAGCAATGCCCACGCTTTGCCACTaggagcctggctcagccccagtacAAGGAGAGCACCGCCCACGCCGTGTCACTGGGACCCAGCCTCACGCCCCCTCCCCAGGACAAGGGAAAGCACTGCCCACAGCATGCCACTGGACCCTGTGGTGATGGCACAATGTGGTGTGCAGCTGAAAGTGACCAAAGGCTCGGAACAGGAAACCTGGAAATCCTGTAACACTCCTCTTCGCTACACAGGCTAGTGAACACACGGAAGAACGTGAAATGGAGTGTTTCTTCTTACCAATCACAGATCTTCTTAACCTTGTGGCCAATCTGCTCTCCCCAGAAGGAGATTAAAAACACACACCACTTCACCGCTTCTCCCTGCCGAGGCAAACGGACAGTCGCAGCTCAAAGCCCATCCCCAAGTTAGGGCGCCAAGGGGCTAGCTAATCCTCAATGCTCCATCCCTGCGGATCCTGGACACGCGAGTCCACCCAGTCACTGAGACACCCCACAAGCAACACACAGGGCCTTTCCTGTCCCATGTAGGGTAGGCACTGGGGCACCAGACACCCACAGTCCAGCCCGTCCCCTGTCCCTGGGTAGCTCTGCGTCCTGTGGTCAGATGGTGCCAGGCGCAATGTCATGGTGGCAACTCATGATCCTGACTACACATCAGGGTAAGTCAGAGGCTCAGGCCACACAGCCGCTGGCTGCAAGCTCAACAGGTACGAATGGACAGCACAGGCAGTCAGACACCTTTCAGCACGAACAACCAAACACAAGAGCACGTGTTGATGGGCCCACAGACAGGTGAGCCAGGCCCATGGACCTAACGCTGTGGCCCCAGGGCAGAGGCTCTGTCCTCAGAGCTTGAGGTTCAGAGAATACAACACATGTACCCAGCACCACACAGCAATGAACAGACAAGATACAAATCCCAGGCCCAGGAGGGGAGGGCTGTCGAGAAACCAGGGTGAAGGCAAGGCGGACGGGGCCGCTGGGGGAGACCACATCCCATCCACGGTGCCGGTTCAGGTCCCCACTGCATCGCTtaggagccagcttcctgctgacagaaaCCCTGGATGCATCAGTGGATGGCGGCTCACTCAAGAGAGCTGGCCCAGgcgcctggctcccggctcccacCTGGCTTAGCACGTTGCTGCAGGCATCTGCGGGACTATCTgggtaatgaatcagcagatggaggatttcgaTTGCTCTTGTTCTCGTCCTGCCTTTAAAGCAGacgagaaagaaaagggaaaaggaaaaggataAGAAAAAGATGGGAGGGTGACACCAGCCTCGGACAGGTG is a window encoding:
- the ATP6V0A2 gene encoding V-type proton ATPase 116 kDa subunit a 2, with product MGTLFRSEPMCLAQLFLQSGTAYECLSALGERGLVQFRDLNQSVSSFQRKYVGEVKRCEELERILVYLVQEIHRADIPVPEGESCPPAPPLKQVLEMQEQLQKLEVELREVTKNKEKLRKNLLELIEYTHLLRVTKGFVRRNVEFEPTYEEFPSLENESLLDYNMQRLGAKLGFVSGLINQGKVEAFEKMLWRVCKGYTILTYAELDELLEDPETGEAVKWCVFLISFWGEQIGHKVKKICDCYHCHVYPYPGTAEERREIQEGLNTRIQDLYTVLHKTEDYLRQVLCKAAESVHARVVQVKKTKAIYHMLNMCSLDVTNKCLIAEVWCPEADLPALRQALEEGSRESGATLPSFMNTIPTKETPPTLIRTNKFTEGFQNIVDAYGVGSYREVNPALFSIITFPFLFAVMFGDFGHGFVMFLFALLLVLNENHPSLSQSQEIMRMFFNGRYILLLMGLFSVYTGLIYNDCFSKSMNLFGSGWNVSAMYSASHPAAERKGLVLWNDSVVRHSRVLQLDPSVPGVFRGPYPFGIDPIWNLATNRLTFLNSFKMKMSVILGIIHMTFGVVLGIFNHLHFRKNFNIYLVSIPELLFMLCIFGYLIFMIIYKWLVYSAETSRVAPSILIEFINMFLFPASPTSGLYWGQEHVQRLLLGIVILSVPVLFLGKPLFLLWLHNGRSCFGVNRSGYTLVRKDSEEEVSLLGNQDIEGGGDPQEDSSRDVLCKEFNFGEILMTQAIHSIEYCLGCISNTASYLRLWALSLAHAQLSEVLWAMLMRVGLRVDTTYGVLLLLPFIALFAVLTIFILLIMEGLSAFLHAIRLHWVEFQNKFYVGAGTKFIPFSFSLLSSKLCSEDHTA